AAGAAAAAGTATCTAAAAAGAAAGAAGTAAAAACAAAAGAAAAAGAGAAAGAGAAAAAAGATATTTTCTCTTCAAATGAAAAATTCACAGAACGTGAAAAACAGTTTTTACATAAAAAAAAGTTAAAAACTAAAGCAGATATTTTATTAGATAAATAGAAATTAACTTCTATTTATCTGTATTCATATTTAACTCGTCATCATCATTTTTTAACATAATAGTTTGTGTAGGATATGCAAAATCACAATTATTCTTTTTAACAAGTTCATCTAATTTAATCAATACATCTTCTTTAGTTGCTAACCAATCTTCCCAATCAGGACTTCTTGAAAAGCAGTAAATCATAATATCAATAGAAGAAGGACCATAAGCATCTATGTAGACTAAAAGAGTTCTTTTCACACCATCTAAGTCTTCCTTTTTAATTGCTTCAAATCTTCTTGAGTGACTAATTTGAGAGTTTTTAACTGATGCAATATGAGGATGATTATCCAGCATTTCAAAAATATCATTTTTCAATTGCACAACATCTTCCATTTTACTTTGATAAGTAACACCTAGATTCATTTTAATTCTTCTACCAATTTTTCTTTTTGACCAGTTCATAATAGAAGTATTGGCAAGTTCTGTATTTGGAACGGTAATCATTGCATTATCAAATGTTCTAATTCTTGTTGTTCTCATTCTAATATCAACTACAGTTCCCTCAACAGAACTAGTTCTAATCCAATCTCCTTGTGAAAATGAATTATCAGTCATGATATTTAAAGAACCAAAAAAGTTTGCAAGTGTATCTTTAGATGCAAGAGCAATGGCGATACCACCAACTCCAAGTGATGCAGCAATAGCTTTTATATCAATACCTAATTGTGTAAATAAAAATAGAATAACTAATAAAATAAGAATAATTTTAATAATTCTTAAAATAAATACAATCATCTCTTTTCTAACATTAGGATATTTTTCTAAAAGTGTATGTGCATAAATATTTATACTATTATTTAAAATTGCATATAATCCCCATGTAAGAAGTGCCATATATGTTGTGTAAATCCATGGCATAATTTTTGCAATAAGTTCTTGATCATTTATTAAGATATAAACTGAAATTTGAATTCCTAATAAATATAAACCATATTTTAAAGGAGCGTCAATTGACATTCTTAAATATTGTCTAATTACTTCACTATCAGCATCTTCAATTTTTACAAAAAATCTAGCTATTAAGGATGCAATTAAACTAATTATTTTAAGATTTAATAATCTTAGAACTAACATAATTAGTATTACAACAGCTATTTCACCAATAGAAAACTTTAAATAGTATGATGTAAGACCAGAAACAAATGATATTCCATAAAATGAGTCGATTTGATTCACTAGATATTGTAAGTTAAATTCATCAATAAAAAAGTTTGTAGTTCTATATAAAGACATATTTTCAAGCAGGTAAGTTAAAACATAAGTTTGTAAATGAGTCTGATTATAAAGCTCAATATAGTTTTGTGTAAATGCAATTGAAATAGTGTTTTTATTCTTAGATTCTGTTTCATAAACAGTAGTATACTTTTCATAAAATAAAGTATTTAAATACTTTATATTT
This sequence is a window from Poseidonibacter parvus. Protein-coding genes within it:
- a CDS encoding mechanosensitive ion channel family protein, with protein sequence MNLSKFYKIFFTLILPILMYSEDIQKEPIKLITPDTKVEVKKEEIKNDTKETTTVEAIASVAKSSIEKQIEEQNKLLNSVVENIKNETYLNDAIDEKEYKEQIDFLTKKININKIEKNTLAVKRDELRRETLKQEYKYENTLKNIIIAKQEYKDKKYFENILKENIKYLNTLFYEKYTTVYETESKNKNTISIAFTQNYIELYNQTHLQTYVLTYLLENMSLYRTTNFFIDEFNLQYLVNQIDSFYGISFVSGLTSYYLKFSIGEIAVVILIMLVLRLLNLKIISLIASLIARFFVKIEDADSEVIRQYLRMSIDAPLKYGLYLLGIQISVYILINDQELIAKIMPWIYTTYMALLTWGLYAILNNSINIYAHTLLEKYPNVRKEMIVFILRIIKIILILLVILFLFTQLGIDIKAIAASLGVGGIAIALASKDTLANFFGSLNIMTDNSFSQGDWIRTSSVEGTVVDIRMRTTRIRTFDNAMITVPNTELANTSIMNWSKRKIGRRIKMNLGVTYQSKMEDVVQLKNDIFEMLDNHPHIASVKNSQISHSRRFEAIKKEDLDGVKRTLLVYIDAYGPSSIDIMIYCFSRSPDWEDWLATKEDVLIKLDELVKKNNCDFAYPTQTIMLKNDDDELNMNTDK